The Arachis duranensis cultivar V14167 chromosome 9, aradu.V14167.gnm2.J7QH, whole genome shotgun sequence genomic sequence TGTATGCAGCATCTCATTAGTCGGCCAATAACAAACTCTTAAATAGAGTTTAGATATGTACAACGAATTAGTTTCTAACCTctcaaattaaaagatatataccataaaaaaaaatcaaattatacacatttttttcaataattttttatttttttaggagtttttaaaaattactccCGTATTAATCTCTTTATTGTTTGAAATGGactaattttatacttttagaaatttaattgtTTTACAATCAAATTTATTAGATTTATTTGTCTAATATGCATTAAAAGTAATGGAGGGCAAAATATGAGAACCAAAATATCtggtttataattttaagtGTTTACTCTAGATTTTATATGAAATTGTTGAATGCAGACATAAATTAAGGATTTTGTTCTATTTGGGGAAAAAAAGGATTAGTGTGCACCATAGAAACTTTCGCTGGTCCTTTTTTATGCAATATATGACTTTTTGTTTATTccttgatatttattttttggagaaaatttttttatacatgtGCATAGATACGGGTTCGATAGTATACTAATAATCATATATAATACACCATTCCTATTTTTTGATTGAGTAATTAttcacacaaaaatatttttatataataattacaaattatttaataatttaattaaactgcTTAAGATCAGTAAAGTGTCAGTTTCGGGGTATCAGTATCACTACACAGTCTACACTGTATGGCACAAGATTTGACAGGGGCCGATTTGGGCTTTTGAGGGATTGTTAGATTATTGTGGAAACATTGAATGTGGCCCAATATCAAGAATTGTGGCCCTGAAGGGCCCAAACTCGTTCGTGAGACCTACACTCTTCCTCACTCTTCATTCcactcccttctctctctctctccctctctcggAGGTTGCCTAATACCTTCGCTCacttttgttttcttcataTAATAGATTGCACCTTTTCCATAAAAAAGAAGCATATAATTCAGCATAGCTGGGTAGACGAAATAGCAAGGCAGAATGGGTATCattgagaagatcaaagagattGAAGCCGAGATGGCTCGGACTCAGAAAAACAAAGCCACAGGTACTCATTATGTGCCACTTGCACAGTTGCACCTTTCTAAATCTTGCATATTTCATTATTATGTGTTATAACTACGATTTTCGTTATTATGATAACtgcttttgaatttgtttgttACGCAGAGTATCATCTCGGGCAGCTCAAGGCAAAGATAGCCAAGTTAAGGACACAATTGTTGGAGCCTCCAAAAGTATTtaaaaacactttttttttttccttctcatGCCTGTATTTACTGCTTTGTGCtgttattaattgttagttatATCATTTTACATTTACTTTTAAgttcaatattttgttttccttCACATGATTAAGTTTGTGACATGATTCTTATTGTCTTTTGGCATATGTGTTTAGTTTTAGTATGATTAGTTTTGCTTTTTGTCAAATTAATACTTGGATCCTGAATTCATATTGCTTCTATCACTATACTGTATGAGTATACGTATTTAGCTGAGATGAGTAAAAGATTCCAAGGGAGGGGTATATGGTTCTTTACTCTGTTTATGTACTCGCTGTAGTCGACCTGAAGGCTAAGCAATAATGTGGGATGCGCAAGGCTTAAGTGTTTCACACTGGCTCTGCAACTGTCTCTTTAATGAGGCATTTATTAATCGTGATAGTTGTATCACTTTGTTGAAGTGCTTGTTTACAATTGGAGAAATTTTGTTAGACTAGGTTTAGGGAATTAGTAAGGTTAAGTTAGGAGCCAAGACTACAATGAAATGCTCAAACTCAATTCCTAATGTTGAAGAGGTTGATTCACAAATCTACGATGATGGAGAAAGAGATGTAGATCAAAGTGTTGAAAATTATGTAATATGTGCATTTTGTGGTGAGATCCAGGAATTTTTCGAGACTTCAGGGCTTCCAATTCATTTACCTTAAGCCCTAATGAAATCTTATCTATTTCCCACAGAAAAGAAACAGTATAAAATGCTTTAACCCAAGAATGTATCCGTTATTGATAAGTACTAATGTTTAGAAATGTCTGGTGGGTGAATCTTTTAATTTACATATTATTTTCATGTTTAGTTCAGCATGCATATGGTTCTCAATTACTTGTCTGTCATTGTTTGATATCCTCTGGTACATAGTTTCATAAGCCACTGTATCTTGTCAAATTATGTGATAGGGATCTAGTGGAGGAGGAGAGGGATTTGAAGTTACAAAATTTGGCCATGGGCGTGTTGCACTGATTGGATTTCCAAGGTTTGCATTCTaaaattctttttctcattAGTTTTGGTTATcaatgttttattattttcttttgctatcgaaattgattaaaatattaaaggTGTATTGGACTTTATACCTTCACATGTTTTGTATCTTTGATGGGATTACATGCTTTTGCTGTCTATATGTGTAAATTTCACGTGTTCCTAAGATTTCACCCTTCCAATGTTTTTTGCCATTTTCCAGTGTGGGAAAGTCAACTCTTTTGACAATGTTAACGGGCACACATTCAGAATCTGCATCTTATGAGTTCACAACTCTTACTTGCATTCCTGGCATCATACACTATAATGATACTAAAATCCAGTTGCTTGATCTTCCTGGAATTATCGAGGGTGCTTCTGAAGGCAAGGGACGTGGGAGACAGGTAAAACGCAAATTTGTTGTTTCAATCATTCCTGTAGTTTTCAGGGTATTGCCTTTGcaattaagaattgataaacaACTTTTAAATAGTGCTGCTATCTTATTACCTAGTACACACTAAAAAGAGGTGATGTGGCTAGTCACTTGCATTTCATGCTTGGTTCTTTCTCCGATCTATATCCCATTTTCCTCCAAGTCAGAAACCATGTTTTTTTCCATATTACTAACCATGGAAAAGTTTTGATATGTGAATGTTCTCCCAGGTTATTGCTGTTGCTAAGTCTTCCGACATAGTATTGATGGTTCTTGATGCTTCAAAAGTAAGTTCTTCTTGGCATCTCCTACTGCAGTCTTTCAATCTTATTGTAATTAGTCTTGGTAGTTGAATGTTCTATGATGATAAGATGATatgttaattattataataaattactGCTCTAACTGGCAATAAATACAATAACTAGCTAAGATATTGATGATCATTAAACATTATTGTTTAAAGAGACACCCTTCAATCAAGGTGAGAAACTAACCAAGTTTTTTCGTTATATAATAGTTATTTTGTATTCCCTTAAATTATTATTGTCCAACCCTCTAAACATAATGTGACTTGCATAACTCTTATGTGCCTGTTTAAGATCATTATTTTTACTGAATCATGTTTGTTACTTCATGTTCCACTTGGATAGAAACATATTTGAGTCTTCAACATATTCTCCtttactcattttttcttttctttttttttctccccgTTATTACTGTTTATGGCATAGCCGTACAAAGAATATGTTATGGTAGAGCAACACTTGTGTCTAATAGAGTGAGCTGTGAGGGCTTAAGAGAGCAGTAGAACAGTTTAGAAAGCAGTGTGCCAGCTAGGATGGGGACATGGGGCAGCTGTAACTCCATAAAGCTGTCATAACTAACTTATGAATATAAAGACAGTATTCCCTTATGATAGTTCAATTTTTCCTTGTTTGGTTCTCCCGGATACCCAGCTGTGTCATTTATTTCCTTCTTTTGTGAATACACTTCCAAAAAGACTGATATCAAGCTGATATCTTGTTCTCGAGCATTAATGATTCACTTTCCCTTGCGTTGTTTACAGTTTTTACACCATGTTGCATGTTGGATTCTTCTGAGATAGTTCTCTATTTGTTATTTGTACCTTAATTGTGTCAGAGTGAGGGTCATAGGCAAATATTGACTAGGGAGCTTGAAGCTGTGGGCTTGCGGTTGAACAAGAGACCACCTCAGGTATGTTTCTAGCTGTGTCCCCGAGGATGTTTTGGGACTTAACATAAGCCTCTATTgggtttatatatattttttctgtcTGTAACATTGGAGCCTTCTTACCTGGCAGATatatttcaaaaagaaaaagactggTGGCATCTCATTTAACAGCACTCTGCCTTTGACTCATGTGGATGAGAAGCTTTGTTATCAGATTCTGCATGAATACAAAATTCACAATGCAGAGGTACATAGCAAACTCTAGTGTAATGTCATTTAAATTTCCTTTCCAaggatgtatgtatgtatatatatgagtTGTAGTTATTTCTATGATAAATATACACTTGTACTACTGCATTAGTTTGTTTCAATGTGGAGGAACAAGTGCGGTGAATAGATTGATAGCTTGGTTGGTGATGTGAGGTTGCTTTGATTTCCGCAAACCATGATTTTATGGTTGCGAAAGCAAACTCTAGCTAAGACTAAAGCTTAGGTGGAAATCCCAATTATGGATTCATATTTCATATCAGCCATGCACACGAGTATTTTGGATTTCAGACATGGATAATTCAGTTTTCCTGGTGCTGAAATTGAATTCATTTACCAAAGAACAAACTCAACAAACCACATCATTGTAGAGGATTTGACACTTTGTTAAACACTGACTGTCCTAAACTTTTATGCAATTGTGCAGAGTTCCAAATATGTTTAACAATtgaatttggatcctctaaattttgaattttcactttagagaataaaatatGATCTCTCACCCTTGAATAGTTTCTCTCTCATGTTTTCTCTT encodes the following:
- the LOC107464764 gene encoding developmentally-regulated G-protein 2, yielding MGIIEKIKEIEAEMARTQKNKATEYHLGQLKAKIAKLRTQLLEPPKGSSGGGEGFEVTKFGHGRVALIGFPSVGKSTLLTMLTGTHSESASYEFTTLTCIPGIIHYNDTKIQLLDLPGIIEGASEGKGRGRQVIAVAKSSDIVLMVLDASKSEGHRQILTRELEAVGLRLNKRPPQIYFKKKKTGGISFNSTLPLTHVDEKLCYQILHEYKIHNAEILFREDATVDDLIDVIEGNRKYMKCIYVYNKIDVVGIDDVDRLARQPNSVVISCNLKLNLDRLLSRMWDEMGLVRVYTKPQGQQPDFSDPVVLSADRGGCSVEDFCNHIHRSLVKDVKYVLVWGISARHYPQHCGLSHVLRDEDVVQIVKKKEKEEGGRGRFKSHSNAPARISDREKKAPLKT